The window TCGCTGCCGACGAAGACTGGCAGTTCCCAAATATTGACTTACTAAACCAAAAACAAGACAAGGCCGATGCTGGCGATGTCCAGGAGAATGCCGAAATTATCCGAGAAACATTGGCCAATTTCAACATCGATGCCCAGATGGAGGGAGCTAACATCGGTCCACGCGTGACCCAATATACACTCCGACCGCCATCAGGCACCAAGCTTACCCGGATCACAGGTCTCGAGAGCAACATCGCTCTCGATTTGGCGGCTCAGTCGATCCGAATCGAAGCTCCAATTCCAGGTAAGCGAGCGGTTGGTATAGAAGTCCCGAATAAAAAAGCTGCAACTGTACGCTTGAGTGGGGTACTGTCTTCTAAAGAATGGGCTGCCGAGAAAAATGGCCTGGCTTTCGCGATTGGTCGAGATATCTCGGGGTCACCAATTGTTGAAAGACTTGAGCAAATGCCACACTTGTTAATCGCTGGTCAAACAGGCTCCGGTAAATCAGTCATGATCAACAACTTGCTAACCAGCTTGCTTTTCCATAAGAGCCCAAGCCAGATGAAGCTAATTTTGGTCGATCCTAAACAAGTCGAATTAACTCCTTACAGCGACATACCGCATCTACTCACACCGGTTATCCACGAACCAGAGAAGTGTGTTAGTGCCCTCAAATGGGCGGTTGCCGAGATGGAGCGTCGCTTACGGGCGTTTGCAGAAGTTAGTAAACGCAACATTGTTGATTACAATAGTCTAAAAACTGATGCTCAGATGCCTTACATCGTGATTGTTATCGATGAGCTGGCCGACCTTATGATGGTGGCGGCTCGCGATGTCGAGGCGCTAGTTGTTCGACTTGCCCAAAAAGCCCGTGCTGCCGGTATACACTTGGTACTTGCGACCCAGCGACCAAGTGTTGATGTAATCACCGGTCTTATCAAAGCAAACGTACCTGCCCGAATTGCCTTCACGACTGCTAGCCAGGTAGATAGCCGCACGATTCTTGACCAAATCGGTGCCGAGAAGTTACTTGGCCTGGGAGATATGTTGTTCACTACGGCAACAATGCCAAAGCCAAAACGAGTTCAGGGTGCCTTTATCGGTGACGAAGAAACGGTTAAAGTATGTGATTTCTTGCGCGATCAACGAACTCCGCAGTATGACGACGAGGTTGTCAGTATGCCAGTTCAGCTACACGGACGTGGTAGCACTGTCGTGGGTTACGGCGAGGGTACCGATACAGAAGACGACATGTGGCGAGACGCCGTTCAGGTTGTAATCGACAGCGGCAAAGCTAGTACAAGCTTATTGCAACGACGTCTGCGAATTGGTTATGCCAGGGCAGCCCGAATTATCGAAGCCATGGAAGAACAGG of the Candidatus Nomurabacteria bacterium genome contains:
- a CDS encoding DNA translocase FtsK, whose amino-acid sequence is MAKKKSKKKSAAKKKAEVTEKKSSPLLRQSFAFILIIIALFVLFGSFGQGGALPVGLFKMFSWLVGYTAYIVVPTVIVYLAIQKFKHEDNIIPFSKLASAVVAVSMLAGMLHVYVDRKDAASLAGDGSYGGQIGHFVSSVLLTMLGSNTAFILLVALTIIFFLFTFGVSPKRFFGAFIKLFKRTKAEDSEESDEVTDLAQLKGHKQAKFELHEGVPVENHHDEPADGKRLSSFKNSVEQLAKDENHEALTIAADEDWQFPNIDLLNQKQDKADAGDVQENAEIIRETLANFNIDAQMEGANIGPRVTQYTLRPPSGTKLTRITGLESNIALDLAAQSIRIEAPIPGKRAVGIEVPNKKAATVRLSGVLSSKEWAAEKNGLAFAIGRDISGSPIVERLEQMPHLLIAGQTGSGKSVMINNLLTSLLFHKSPSQMKLILVDPKQVELTPYSDIPHLLTPVIHEPEKCVSALKWAVAEMERRLRAFAEVSKRNIVDYNSLKTDAQMPYIVIVIDELADLMMVAARDVEALVVRLAQKARAAGIHLVLATQRPSVDVITGLIKANVPARIAFTTASQVDSRTILDQIGAEKLLGLGDMLFTTATMPKPKRVQGAFIGDEETVKVCDFLRDQRTPQYDDEVVSMPVQLHGRGSTVVGYGEGTDTEDDMWRDAVQVVIDSGKASTSLLQRRLRIGYARAARIIEAMEEQGIIGQADGSRPRDVLVSSADDVFGGGGSHEFDDFNEPSVNDDGEQIDVHVG